One Ensifer adhaerens genomic window, ACGATCGAGGCGGTCGAAGGCGACCGTGTCAGGATCTTCGTCACCAACAAGCTGCCGGAGCACACCACGATCCATTGGCACGGCATGATCCTGCCGTCGGGCATGGATGGCGTCGGCGGGCTGTCGCAGCCACACATCCCCGCCGGCAAGACCTATGTCTACGAGTTCGACCTCGTGAAGTCGGGCACCTTCATGTACCACCCGCATGCCGACGAGATGGTGCAGATGGCCATGGGCATGATGGGCTTCTTCGTCATCCATCCGAAGGATCCGAACTTCATGCGCGTCGACCGTGATTTCGTGTTCCTGCTCAATGCCTATGACATCGATCCCGGCACTTATGTGCCGCGCATCATGGAAATGACCGACTTCAACATGTGGTGCTGGAACAGCCGCATCTTCCCAGACATCGACCCCTTGGTCGTGTCGAAGAATGACCGCGTAAGGGTGCGTGTCGGCAATCTCACCATGACCAACCACCCGATCCACATGCATGGCTACGACTTCGAAGTGACGTGCACCGATGGCGGCTGGGTGCGGCCGGAAGCACGCTGGCCGGAAGTATCGATCGATATCCCCGTAGGGGCCATGCGCGCCTACGAGTTCGACGCCAAGTACGAGGGCGACTGGGCGATCCATTGCCACAAGTCGCACCACACGATGAACGCGATGGGCCACGATATCCCGACCTTCATCGGCGCCGACAAGACATCGGTCGCGGCGAAGATCCGCAAGGTCAAGCCCGACTACATGCCCATGGGAACGGCCGGCATGGCCGACATGGGCGAAATGGAAATGCCGCTCCCCGACAACACGATCCCGATGATGACCGGCTGGGGTCCGCACGGCGCGCTGGAGATGGGCGGCATGTTCTCGGTGGTGAAGGTCCGCGAAGGCATCTCCGCCGGCGATTACAGCGATCCCGGCTGGTACGAGAACCCACCGGGAACGCAAGCCTGGGAATGGACCGGCGAACTGCCGGAAGCAACGCGGGCAAAAGATGCCAAGACCGTGATCACGCCGAAACCATGATGGCCCGGCTGATTATTATGAACTCTCTCAACTCCACCAGGAACCATACGATGAAGAAAACTGCATACGCTCTGGCGCTCGTTGTCGCCTCCGCCCTCTCCTCCCAGGCACTCGCGTCGGGCAGCCATGCCGGTGGCCACGACAAGGTCTCGGTCGGCCAAGCCGGTGACAAGGCCAAGGCGACGCAGACGATCCGCGTCACCATGAAGGAAACCGACGACGGCAAGATGATCTTCACGCCCTCGACCATCAAGGTGCGCCAGGGCCAGACGGTCCATTTCGCCATCAAGAACGCCGGCGAACTCGCGCATGAATTCGTTCTCGACGACAAGGCGACGATCCAGGAACACAAGATCACCATGGAGAAGTTCCCGGACATGGAACACGACGACCCGAATGCGCTCCGGCTCGAGCCGGGCAAGTCCGGCGACATCTACTGGACCTTCACCAATGACGGCACCTTCGAGTTCGCCTGCCTAGTGCCCGGCCACTACGACGCCGGCATGCACGGCCCGCTCGATGTCGTGAAGAAGTAACCCCGACCACAGGAAAGGATCAAAGCCATGAACACCGCAGGCAAACTCTTCGCAGCCCTCGCGCTCGCAGCTTCCACCGCCACCTTCGCCCTTCCCGCGCAGGCGGCCGAGTTCACCAAGGGCATAGTCAAGAAGGTCGACACCAAGGCCAAGAAGGTGACGATCGACCATGAAGACCTGAAAAACCTCGACATGCCGGCCATGACCATGGTCTTCCGCGTCGGCGATGACGCGGTTCTCGCCAAGCTCAAGGAAGGGGCGTCAATCGAATTCGTCGCCGACCGGGTCAACGGCAAACTGACGGTGACCGAGGTCAAGTAACTGCGACACGACAGCGTCGCATGTCTGATCAGACATGCGACGCTGTCGTAGGTTGTTTTGCCGCATGTCTTCATCCTCAAATCAGCACCTATTTGAGGAGACATGCGGTCCGTCCGGGTCGACTTTGTGCGCACCGGGCTCCACAATCCTTAAAACCAGGAAGACACGAAAGGAGTGTTCGATGAACGTTTTACGCAGGCATTTCGTTGCAGGCACGATCGCGGGCATCACCCTCTTTGCAACAGGCGCGGTCGCGGCAACGGGCACCATGGCCGTCTACAAGGATCCGCAATGCGGCTGCTGCGAGCAATGGGCGGACGCGATGGAAGCAGCCGGCTATAAGGTCGAGGTG contains:
- a CDS encoding multicopper oxidase family protein, which encodes MFNRRHFLGAGAALVSTAAWAQTSNSGLPEAASMDNATTQKPLVPTSGPDYNPVVTLNGWTLPHRMNNGVKEFHLVAEPVEREMADGMTAYLWGYNGQSPGPTIEAVEGDRVRIFVTNKLPEHTTIHWHGMILPSGMDGVGGLSQPHIPAGKTYVYEFDLVKSGTFMYHPHADEMVQMAMGMMGFFVIHPKDPNFMRVDRDFVFLLNAYDIDPGTYVPRIMEMTDFNMWCWNSRIFPDIDPLVVSKNDRVRVRVGNLTMTNHPIHMHGYDFEVTCTDGGWVRPEARWPEVSIDIPVGAMRAYEFDAKYEGDWAIHCHKSHHTMNAMGHDIPTFIGADKTSVAAKIRKVKPDYMPMGTAGMADMGEMEMPLPDNTIPMMTGWGPHGALEMGGMFSVVKVREGISAGDYSDPGWYENPPGTQAWEWTGELPEATRAKDAKTVITPKP
- a CDS encoding cupredoxin domain-containing protein, whose translation is MKKTAYALALVVASALSSQALASGSHAGGHDKVSVGQAGDKAKATQTIRVTMKETDDGKMIFTPSTIKVRQGQTVHFAIKNAGELAHEFVLDDKATIQEHKITMEKFPDMEHDDPNALRLEPGKSGDIYWTFTNDGTFEFACLVPGHYDAGMHGPLDVVKK
- a CDS encoding copper-binding protein, which produces MNTAGKLFAALALAASTATFALPAQAAEFTKGIVKKVDTKAKKVTIDHEDLKNLDMPAMTMVFRVGDDAVLAKLKEGASIEFVADRVNGKLTVTEVK